Proteins encoded within one genomic window of Rhododendron vialii isolate Sample 1 chromosome 1a, ASM3025357v1:
- the LOC131313034 gene encoding pheophytinase, chloroplastic, producing MEILSCHSLPGYHVRMMSGQLLEKSLSPRLLKLSQCTYPRYSKQDHLCLNKLYKSRAPQSYNPLKGFRSSDTRVFSGYDSYVVDDEEGLRSVTGSGEQVTKVLIPDLPDESNGDHGAPISSCFWEWKPKLNVHYEKSGSDNVNSPPVLFLPGFGVGSFHYEKQLKDLGREFRVWAVDFLGQGMSLPSEDPTQSKDGGISVGENSLWGFGDETEPWANKLVYSIDLWQDQVQYFVEEVIKEPVYIVGNSLGGYVALYFAACNPHLVKGVTLLNATPFWGFLPNPITSPRLARVFPWAGTFPLPARVRKLTEVAWQKISDPGSIAEILKQVYADHSTKVDKVFSRIIETAQHPAAAASLASIMFAPRGQLSFKEALSRCQANNVPVCLVYGKEDPWVKPIWGLQVKRQLPEAPYYEISPAGHCPHDEVPEVVNYLLRGWIKNLETDGSVALPLLDDPEFVEHNVARDLEFSREGSKRSVRVQFFGSKFSLWNLISSYIKTQLENLRINS from the exons ATGGAGATTCTATCATGCCACTCTCTGCCAGGCTATCATGTTAGAATGATGAGTGGTCAGTTGCTTGAGAAAAGCTTAAGTCCACGTCTGTTGAAGCTTTCCCAGTGCACATATCCAAGATATTCTAAGCAAGACCATTTATGCTTAAACAAGCTTTACAAAAGTCGGGCTCCTCAATCGTACAATCCTCTTAAAGGGTTTCGAAGTTCTGATACGAGGGTCTTTAGTGGCTATGACTCTTATGTAGTAGATGACGAAGAGGGTCTAAGAAGTGTTACTGGAAGTGGGGAACAGGTAACTAAGGTGTTGATTCCTGACTTGCCTGATGAATCTAATGGTGATCACGGAGCTCCCATTAGCAGTTGTTTTTGGGAGTGGAAGCCCAAACTCAATGTCCATTACGAAAAATCAGGTTCTGACAATGTCAATTCCCCTCCGGTGCTCTTTCTTCCTGGTTTTGGTGTTGGTTCCTTTCATTATGAGAAGCAACTAAAGGACTTGGGCCGTGAATTTAGAGTATGGGCCGTAGATTTTCTTGGACAGGGCATGTCATTGCCATCTGAAGATCCCACTCAGTCCAAGGATGGTGGAATTTCAGTGGGGGAAAATTCTTTGTGGGGCTTCGGAGATGAAACTGAACCTTGGGCGAACAAGCTTGTTTATTCTATTGACTTATGGCAGGACCAAGTTCAGTATTTTGTAGAAGAG GTCATTAAGGAACCAGTTTATATAGTAGGGAACTCACTCGGTGGATATGTTGCACTCTACTTTGCAGCGTGTAACCCACATTTGGTGAAGGGTGTTACGTTACTCAATGCAACACCTTTTTGGGGATTTCTCCCTAATCCTATTACGTCTCCAAGACTAGCAAGAGTGTTTCCATGGGCTGGGACATTTCCTCTTCCTGCCCGTGTCAGAAAGCTCACAGAAGTAGC TTGGCAGAAAATAAGTGATCCTGGTAGTATTGCGGAGATACTTAAGCAAGTTTATGCAGATCACTCAACAAAGGTTGATAAAGTTTTTTCCCGAATAATTGAGACAGCTCAACATccagctgctgctgcttctctTGCTTCAATCATGTTTGCTCCTCGGGGACAACTATCCTTCAAGGAGGCTTTGTCTAG GTGTCAAGCGAACAATGTACCTGTATGCCTCGTGTATGGGAAAGAAGACCCATGGGTGAAGCCTATTTGGGGTCTTCAGGTGAAGAGACAGCTGCCAGAAGCTCCATATTATGAGATCAGCCCTGCTGGCCACTGCCCTCACGATGAAGTTCCTGAG GTTGTGAACTACTTACTGCGTGGATGGATCAAAAACCTGGAGACCGATGGTTCTGTTGCATTACCCCTGCTTGATGATCCAGAATTCGTTGAGCACAACGTTGCAAGGGATTTGGAATTTAGTAGAGAAGGATCAAAAAGATCGGTGAGAGTGCAGTTCTTCGGTTCTAAGTTCTCTCTATGGAATCTGATAAGCTCCTATATCAAAACCCAGCTCGAAAATCTTAGAATTAACTCTTAA
- the LOC131313151 gene encoding serine/threonine-protein kinase-like protein At3g51990 — MGYLTCNAESAISVSNPTAKTKTHQKKPNQSPNPAPIKLQHFDYTDLEVATNGFSDEKLLGKGSHGLVYKAVLPNGRHVAVKKSSNTHSEANNEIEILSKLHSPRLVNLLGFTPEDSDSSNRTSNRQQRLLVVELMSNGTLYDALHASPRPPNWGRRIRLAVQTAKAVDTLHSCTPPVIHRDIKSANLLIDKNFNARLGDFGLALRCHVDDFRLRSTPPAGTMGYLDPGYVTPDNLSTKTDVFSFGILLLEIISGRKAIDIGHSPPSIVDWAIPLIRRGKLLSIYDPRIEPPRDPTVRKQLAVIAAKCVRSCRERRPSMKEVVECLERFSKLVPLHSWNGLGNPCLMVEAIGQPVASANSQMNARPKGSEERHTDGVDAKSARPLRISRRVYSDLGVRNNLMDLMAGTDGNSGHRGEANGVEPKLKSANGWSSLRIGSGRFVGGGRSWLGNDDDGSVFRLRRNHSVGETAYVCSRRDDTVS, encoded by the exons atgGGTTACCTAACTTGCAACGCCGAATCAGCAATCTCAGTGTCCAATCccaccgccaaaaccaaaacccaccagaaaaaaccaaatcaaagccCAAACCCAGCACCAATCAAGCTCCAGCACTTCGACTACACCGACCTGGAAGTCGCCACCAACGGCTTCTCCGACGAGAAGCTCCTGGGCAAGGGCAGCCACGGCCTCGTCTACAAGGCCGTACTCCCCAACGGCCGCCACGTCGCCGTCAAGAAATCCTCCAACACCCACTCCGAGGCCAACAACGAGATCGAAATCCTGTCCAAGCTCCACAGCCCAAGACTCGTGAACTTGCTCGGCTTCACCCCCGAAGACTCCGATAGCAGTAACAGAACTAGTAACCGACAACAGCGGCTCCTGGTGGTGGAGCTGATGAGCAACGGGACGCTGTACGACGCGCTGCACGCGAGCCCCCGGCCGCCCAATTGGGGCCGGAGGATCAGGCTCGCCGTGCAGACGGCGAAGGCGGTCGACACCCTCCATTCGTGTACGCCGCCGGTGATCCACAGGGATATAAAGTCGGCCAATCTCCTGATCGATAAGAATTTCAACGCGAGGTTGGGCGATTTCGGGCTGGCCCTGCGGTGCCACGTGGACGATTTCCGACTCCGGTCGACTCCGCCGGCAG GTACTATGGGATATCTTGACCCTGGCTATGTGACTCCTGACAATTTGAGTACCAAAACTGATGTGTTTAGCTTTGGTATACTACTATTGGAGATAATCAGTGGTAGGAAGGCAATCGACATCGGCCATTCGCCTCCTTCGATTGTGGATTGGGCTATTCCTTTGATTAGGAGAGGGAAGCTTTTGAGTATTTACGATCCGAGGATTGAGCCTCCCAGGGACCCTACGGTGAGGAAGCAACTGGCAGTCATAGCGGCCAAGTGTGTGAGGTCTTGTAGAGAGAGGAGGCCGTCGATGAAGGAGGTTGTGGAGTGTCTTGAGAGGTTCAGTAAATTAGTTCCTCTTCATTCGTGGAATGGGTTAGGTAATCCTTGCTTGATGGTTGAGGCAATCGGGCAGCCAGTTGCATCCGCGAATTCCCAGATGAATGCCAGGCCAAAGGGTTCTGAGGAACGCCATACTGACGGTGTGGATGCTAAGAGCGCTAGGCCGTTGAGGATTTCACGGAGAGTGTACTCTGATTTGGGTGTGAGGAATAATTTGATGGATCTCATGGCTGGAACTGATGGGAACTCTGGACATCGAGGCGAGGCTAATGGGGTCGAGCCTAAACTGAAATCTGCTAATGGGTGGTCTAGTCTTAGGATTGGAAGTGGAAGATTTGTAGGCGGAGGGAGATCTTGGCTAGGTAACGATGATGATGGGAGTGTCTTTCGCTTGCGGCGAAATCATTCAGTTGGGGAGACTGCATATGTATGTTCTAGAAGAGATGATACGGTTTCATAA